Within Acidobacteriota bacterium, the genomic segment GCGCTGGACCGCGTCACAGGTGACCGCCGTCCTCTTCTCTCCGGACCACGGCCTCTTTTCGTGGACACCCCTGGCCGCCGTGGGGCTCGCTGGTCTCGTTCCGCTCTGGAAGAAGCAGCCGCGCCTCGTCTTCACCCTCGCGCTGTTCTTTCTGGCCAGCACCTACATCAACGGCGCCGTGGCCGACTGGTGGGCCGGTGAAGCGTTTGGCGCCCGCCGGTATCTGAGCTGCTTCCCGATTTTCGTGGTGGGACTGGCTGAGCTCCTGACTCTCGACGGCATCCGGGGCACGGTCTCACGTGTCGTGACGATCATCCTCGCAACAGCCAATCTCTTCCTGCTGGGCCACTACGAAATCTTCATGATTGGCCTGACCAAGCTTGCGCCGTACCCTGAAACCTGGTACGCGCTCTGGGTTGAACGCTTTCTCGTGCCGATGCGGGTTATCAGGCACCTGCTGAAGTAGGGCGGCCGCGGACCATGACAAGCCAGAGCATTTCGACGCAGAGCAAGCACAGCGGTTGGGCGCGACGGCTGATTGCCATGATCGTACTCGGCATCGTCATGACCGTGCTGGTCGCGACGGTTCTCTTCGTCGTCGAGTTGATCCTCCGGGATCAATTCGCGCAGAGCCTCTATCGTGAGGCGCGCCGGCGGCCGCCACATCCTTTCCTGCAGGTGTTGGGTGGCTACTCGGTACCTGTGAATGCCAGTGGGTTTCGTGGCGATCCCATCACGGAAGAGAAGCCAGCGGGAACGTTCCGCATCGTCGCACTTGGTGGATCGACGACGCTGGGCGTGGCCAACGACTACCAGGAGACCTACCCGTTCTACCTCCAGCAGATGCTGCGCGAGCGGTATCCGAGTGTGACGATTGAAGTCCAGAATGCGGGCGTTGCCTGGTATTCGACCGCACACCTTCTGGTGAACTACGAGTTGCGCGTTCGCCCCTTCGAGCCCGACCTTGTCGTCGTCTTCGAAGCCATCAACGACCTCTATCGAAGCTTCTCGCCGCCGTGGTGGGCGAATGGTCCGTTCAAGCCCGACTACTCACACTTCCTCGGACCGTATACACGCCTGCTCGGACCGGATGTCGACGCCGTCTCCGCGGCGCCCCGGCCGCTAGGCAGCGAGTGGCTGTTGTGGCGCAACCTCAAGCGCCGATTCGGCAACGAACCGACGCCGTACGACAATCACGCCGCAAACGTTGCCAGGGTGACCGCCCGTCTGCAGGCACGCCCGGTTCAAACGTTTCGGGCGCTGCCCATCTTTCGCCGCAACTATCAGCGCCTCGTGCGCAACATCCTTGCCGACGGCCACACCGTGGTGGTCGCCTCGCAGCCCTTCCTGTTCGCGCCCGACCTCTCACCCGCCGACAAGGCGCTCCTCTATTACCCGCAGATCTTCTGCGCCGAGGACGGCTTCTACCCGAACCTCGACTCGATGGCCGCCGGCATGCGCCAGTTCAACGCCGAGGCGCGGGCCGTGGCGGACGCGGCACACGTGCCCTTCCTCGATTTCGAGTCCGCGGTGCCCAAGACCGGCGAGTACTTTTCGGATGACGTCCACCTGCGGGCGTCGGCGAACCGGATCCTGGCGCGGATCGTGTTCGATTGGATCGTCGCTGAGAAGCTCATCAACCCGCAGTTGCCTGGCAGTAAGCCGCCAGACCGTCGGTGACCGTGCCTTCGATGTCCGTGCGTCTGGTGTCGTGGCCGCCTATTCTTCCGCTGGCGGATCCGTTATTGGTTGCTGGCGCGTCGTCCGGCGCGTAATGACCACGCCGAGCAAGATGGCCGCCGCGCCGCCGGCCTTGGACCACGTGAT encodes:
- a CDS encoding SGNH/GDSL hydrolase family protein, whose product is MTSQSISTQSKHSGWARRLIAMIVLGIVMTVLVATVLFVVELILRDQFAQSLYREARRRPPHPFLQVLGGYSVPVNASGFRGDPITEEKPAGTFRIVALGGSTTLGVANDYQETYPFYLQQMLRERYPSVTIEVQNAGVAWYSTAHLLVNYELRVRPFEPDLVVVFEAINDLYRSFSPPWWANGPFKPDYSHFLGPYTRLLGPDVDAVSAAPRPLGSEWLLWRNLKRRFGNEPTPYDNHAANVARVTARLQARPVQTFRALPIFRRNYQRLVRNILADGHTVVVASQPFLFAPDLSPADKALLYYPQIFCAEDGFYPNLDSMAAGMRQFNAEARAVADAAHVPFLDFESAVPKTGEYFSDDVHLRASANRILARIVFDWIVAEKLINPQLPGSKPPDRR